The genomic segment TGCTTGCATTGTACTCAATAATTTTTGATTTGATGCAATTTTATCTTTCAATGTCGAGATATCGCCTTGCAAATCTGTCACTTGTTCTTGATAATTTTTCTGATCTTGAACTAATTTTACTTGAGTTGCTTCCAAACTTGTTTTCATACTTCTTAGAGTATTCTCTTTTTCAACCAAAGCTTTTGCCTGGTTGGATTCTGCTGTCATTACGGCATTCAAGCTTGTTAGACGCATAACCATATCTGAGAGATTTTTTGATGATGCAATCACATCAATCACTGACATCGTCATCCCACCATTGGATTGCATCGCACGCATTTGATGAGCAATCACTTCTTTTAGGCTTGCTACATCATCTTGTGTTTGGGCAATTCCAGATTGCAAATCGTCAATCTTACCTTGAGTTTGCTGAACTTTTTGTTGTGATGACTGAGCTTTACTGTAAAGGTCATTTACTTGTGTAAGCTCTGCATTTAGCTGAGTTTGGAATGTTTGAATTTGCTGATTCACTTCATTTTGAGTGCTATCAGCTCCTACAGGAAGTCCTGATGAGACCATCAGCAACACACCTGCAAATACTCCAACTTGCTTTACTTTTTTAGAAATTAGCTTCTTCATACTTCATCTATTCTAACACATCACCGCCCGTTTTTTATTTCATAATCATTACAAATGTTAATTAAACAAATCAGAAGATACAGAAACATACTTTTTAGGAAGCGTTCTTTCTTTTTGTAAGCAAATTTTCATTAATATTTTTGTTTAAATTTAGAAAATAATTACTGACAAAATTTGGTCAGTAATTATTTTTTTCTGTCAGTAACTTTATTCTTTTTTGTAAATTTTTATCATATTGTCTAGTTAGCGGAAAGAGTAGAAGTAGACTTCCACAGATAATTCCTCCGCTACCGCTGATTAACAATACTTTTTCAACACCGATTCCTTCTGCCAGTGGTCCTGCAAATATTAAGCCTACTGGTCCCGCAAGGCTTGTCAGCGCATTTATCATCCCCATCACTCGTCCCAAATACTCTGCCTCAAAGCTTTGTTGTATCATTGCCATCTGTAGAGAACTAAAAAATGGAGTTGCAATCCCAGCAATAGCATTAAGGACTACAAAAATATAAAAACCTGTCCGATTAGCTGGTAAAAGTCCTCCAAGTCCTATCACTACTCCGATAAGTATTAGCGAGATAATCATTGGCAATATTCTGTTTTTGTTTTTTCCGAATATTCCTATGAACAAACCTCCTAGAAGCATGAAACTTGAATAAACTACTTCAATCACACCCGCATCTCCAATCGTTCCACCAAAATATTGGATTGTGATTAGAGGATACATACTCATTCCTGGCATAAAAAGCAGCATGAATAAAGCACCTATTAAGGCTATCCACCACATTCCACGATTTGAATGAAGCTGTGTAAATCCTTCTTTAGTATCTTTCCAAAGACTAACTTTCTCTCCTGTTGAAGAGACAGTAGGCAACTTCACTAATAGCAACAAACCTGCACCAATAACAAAACCAATGACATCAGTTAAGATTAACCATTGCATTGAAACAATAGAGTACAGAAATGCCCCTAGTGCTGGTGATACAATGAAAATGAGTGATTGCATCATGCCAAATTGACCATTCACACGAGTCAATTCATCTGTTGGAACCATTGTCGGCATCACCGATTGCACAGTTGGCATCTGAAAAGTCTGTGCTAATGCCCGCATAGTAATCACAATGAAAACGAGAACAATAGGAAATTCTCCACGGATTAGCGCTACTGCAGAAAGTATAATAGCAAGAAAAGCAACAACAGCATCTGAACTAATCAGCACTGTTTTTTTACTCCATTTATCAATTAATGGTCCAACAAAAGGACTGAAGATAACCATTGGTACCATGCCAGCAATTGTCGCAAAACTCAAAATCGAAGCTGATCCTGTTCGCTCTGCAAGATACCAAATAATTGCATACTGCACAACCATTGATGTGATGCCAGAGAGCAATTGACCCGATAGGAATAAATAAAAGTTCCGTCGCCAATGCGGTGGAGCTTGAGTGTTTATCATAACGTTTATAAATCTCCTGTAAAATTTATCAGAAGAATTTCCTTTCTTTGATTCAGCTTTTATTATATATTCTCAATATGGGATAGAGATTACTTTCCTAATAAATCTAACGTTTTTCATAATTATAATAACTGATATCGTTTTCATTATATCAAATTTGCTGACAGACTCAAAATTCGCGCTGGCATTGTTTTGAGAATAGAAAAAGTTACTGACAGGATTTTGTCAGTAACTTTTGATTTTAACGAATTTCAACATTTAGTTTTTCAACTAAATTTTTAGTAATTTTATTGACTGCTGCCGCAATTTCTTCATCCGTCATGCTACTATCAGCTGGTTGAAAAATCAAGCTATACGCCATCGATTTCTTGCCTAGTGGTAATTTTTCACCTTGATAGATGTCAAATAACTCAGCACCCATAAGCGTTTTAACACGGCTGTCAGTAATGACAGAAATGATGTCAGCATGAGTTTTCTCTACGTCAATCAACAGCGCAATATCGCGTTTGACAGCCTGTACTTTTGGAATATCAGCAAAGATTGTTTGCGCTGGTAACTCTTCAAGCATAACTTGCAAGTCAAGACCAGCGACATAAGTTTCAGCAATATCATACTTTTTAGCAATTGCTGGATGAATTTCACCAACAAAGCCAATCACACGTTCACCAATTTTGACAAGAGCAGTACGTCCTGGATGCATTGCGGAATTTTCAGAAAATGGGACAAAAGATACATTTTGATAACTTTCAAGCACATTTTCAACAATGCCTTTGACATAGTAAAAGTCTACAGGAACAGGAACTTGAGCATAAGTTTTATCTACTACATTTCCAGAAATGGCGAATGCCAAATTAGGTACTTCAGTTGGACGACCATCCTCAGCTGTACTTGGCAAGAAAATATTTCCAATCTCGTAAATGGCGACATCTGCATTTTTACGATTTTGATTGTAGTTAATGATGTCAAGCAAACCGGGAATCATGTTGACACGGAGCGTCATACGGTCTTCAGTCATTGGCATCATTAGATTTGTTGTATCAATTTCGCCCACAAATTCTGTGGCTTTTTCAGGAGTTACAAGTGAATATCCAATCACTTCGTCAAGCCCTGCCGCTTCAACAATCGTGCGAACCTTGCGACGGAATTTTTGCATGGCGGTCAGCTCACCTGCATTTTGCGATACTGGCAAAGTGCTTGGTAACTTATCATAGCCGTAAATCCGCGCCACTTCTTCGACCAAATCGGCTTCAATACTGATGTCCCAGCGTCGTGATGGAATTTCGCAAGTGAAAGTTTCGCCAGCAATTTCTACAGAAAAACCAAGTTGAACGAAGATTTTTTTGACTTCATCAAGTGATAATGCTGTTCCAAGTGCAGCATTGACACGACTGAGCGTAATCGAAACTTTCGGAAGAGCAGGCTGATAGTCGTTACTTTCAACCACACCAGACGAGACCTGCCCTCCTGCCAACTCAACAATCAGACTAGCCGCAAAGTCAAGCGCAGTGCGCACCGTGCCTTCGTTAATGCCCTTTTCAAAACGAGAACTGGCCTCAGAACGAAGTGCAAATTTTTGTGAAGTTTTACGGATTGATGTACCGTCAAAAAGCGCGGCTTCAAGCGCAACCGTCGTCGTTTCGTCAGTAATTTCACTGTCAGCACCTCCCATAACGCCACCAAGTGCAACAGGAGCACCATTGCTCGTTATGACAATGTCGTCAGTAGCTAATTCACGCTCGATATGGTCAAGTGTCATGATTTTTTCGCCGTCAGCTGCCTGACGAACGAGGATTTCATTGCTACCAAACTTATCAAAATCAAAGCTGTGTAGCGGTTGTCCAAACAGCATGAGGACATAATTCGTCACATCAACCACGTTGTTAATCGGCTTCACACCTACATTCATCAGGCGATTTTGTAGCCATTGTGGACTTTTATCAATCTTGACATTTTCGATGACCCGAATCTTATAAGTTGGCACTTTATCGGT from the Lactococcus allomyrinae genome contains:
- a CDS encoding 3D domain-containing protein; protein product: MKKLISKKVKQVGVFAGVLLMVSSGLPVGADSTQNEVNQQIQTFQTQLNAELTQVNDLYSKAQSSQQKVQQTQGKIDDLQSGIAQTQDDVASLKEVIAHQMRAMQSNGGMTMSVIDVIASSKNLSDMVMRLTSLNAVMTAESNQAKALVEKENTLRSMKTSLEATQVKLVQDQKNYQEQVTDLQGDISTLKDKIASNQKLLSTMQAKAAAEQKAHDEALAKSIAEAQQAQTQTSVSSSSTNNTSNSGSNSNPPKPVIPPTSSGRTINVQATAYALNGITAMGIDLSKNPMCIAVDPSVIPLGSMVEVPGYGVAIAGDTGGAIVGNIIDVHFPTNAQAIAWGRQNLQITVLS
- a CDS encoding MFS transporter, producing MNTQAPPHWRRNFYLFLSGQLLSGITSMVVQYAIIWYLAERTGSASILSFATIAGMVPMVIFSPFVGPLIDKWSKKTVLISSDAVVAFLAIILSAVALIRGEFPIVLVFIVITMRALAQTFQMPTVQSVMPTMVPTDELTRVNGQFGMMQSLIFIVSPALGAFLYSIVSMQWLILTDVIGFVIGAGLLLLVKLPTVSSTGEKVSLWKDTKEGFTQLHSNRGMWWIALIGALFMLLFMPGMSMYPLITIQYFGGTIGDAGVIEVVYSSFMLLGGLFIGIFGKNKNRILPMIISLILIGVVIGLGGLLPANRTGFYIFVVLNAIAGIATPFFSSLQMAMIQQSFEAEYLGRVMGMINALTSLAGPVGLIFAGPLAEGIGVEKVLLISGSGGIICGSLLLLFPLTRQYDKNLQKRIKLLTEKNNY
- the pheT gene encoding phenylalanine--tRNA ligase subunit beta; the encoded protein is MQVSYKWLKQLLPDLTATAKELEQKMSTTGIEVEGVTTPAEGLSKLVVGEILSSEDIPETHLHITKVNVGEDEPLQIVCGAPNVRVGMKTITALVGARIVDNIKIKKGKIRGFESQGMLCALDEIGIDEKINPMKHEEGIFEMPADSKVGDSIFPYLDMDDEIIELSITPNRADALSMHGAAWEVGAIYGLPVNLEKRELIENPSVLTADKVAVIVETDKVPTYKIRVIENVKIDKSPQWLQNRLMNVGVKPINNVVDVTNYVLMLFGQPLHSFDFDKFGSNEILVRQAADGEKIMTLDHIERELATDDIVITSNGAPVALGGVMGGADSEITDETTTVALEAALFDGTSIRKTSQKFALRSEASSRFEKGINEGTVRTALDFAASLIVELAGGQVSSGVVESNDYQPALPKVSITLSRVNAALGTALSLDEVKKIFVQLGFSVEIAGETFTCEIPSRRWDISIEADLVEEVARIYGYDKLPSTLPVSQNAGELTAMQKFRRKVRTIVEAAGLDEVIGYSLVTPEKATEFVGEIDTTNLMMPMTEDRMTLRVNMIPGLLDIINYNQNRKNADVAIYEIGNIFLPSTAEDGRPTEVPNLAFAISGNVVDKTYAQVPVPVDFYYVKGIVENVLESYQNVSFVPFSENSAMHPGRTALVKIGERVIGFVGEIHPAIAKKYDIAETYVAGLDLQVMLEELPAQTIFADIPKVQAVKRDIALLIDVEKTHADIISVITDSRVKTLMGAELFDIYQGEKLPLGKKSMAYSLIFQPADSSMTDEEIAAAVNKITKNLVEKLNVEIR